In Geobacter anodireducens, a genomic segment contains:
- a CDS encoding cytochrome C → MKSLQAGCVSAVLAAICIATPAGAFHSGGAAQCEGCHTMHNTSEGAAMTGSSARFQSGPFLLRGSDQSSACLNCHQQAGDTGPTSYHVSTAENDMPVGSPPLQLTPGGDFGWLKKSYSWAPAPGSASVGIRGEQHGHNIVALDFNYVADTTNINAPGSSTPYPSDSLHCSSCHDPHGTYRIVENGVQATSGKPIRGSGSYGSLPDAGSAVGTYRLLAGVGYKPKSLAGGPAFAHAAPFAVAPVDYNRSEESSDTRVSYGKGTSAWCTNCHALMHSAPGSSLHPADKQLGDVAQTYNAYRKTGSLDGTVATAYLSLVPFELGDVTDLTALKEATATTAGPAATDKVSCLSCHRAHASGFSHMTRFAIDSNHITVADASGNAIWPDPVMNPSQAQGRTVAETRQAYYGRHPQAFSPYQRVLCNKCHARD, encoded by the coding sequence ATGAAATCATTGCAGGCGGGGTGTGTATCTGCGGTACTGGCAGCCATCTGCATTGCGACGCCGGCCGGAGCCTTCCATTCGGGCGGTGCGGCCCAGTGCGAGGGGTGCCACACCATGCACAACACGAGCGAAGGCGCCGCCATGACCGGTTCGAGCGCCCGCTTTCAGAGCGGCCCGTTCCTTCTCAGGGGATCGGACCAGAGCTCTGCCTGCCTCAACTGCCATCAGCAGGCCGGAGACACCGGTCCCACCTCCTATCACGTCTCCACTGCCGAGAACGACATGCCCGTGGGGTCGCCGCCGCTGCAGCTCACCCCGGGTGGCGATTTCGGCTGGCTGAAAAAATCCTATTCCTGGGCTCCCGCGCCGGGCTCAGCCTCGGTGGGGATTCGCGGCGAACAGCATGGCCACAACATTGTCGCCCTCGACTTCAACTATGTGGCAGACACCACCAATATCAACGCTCCGGGAAGCTCCACCCCCTATCCGTCCGACAGCCTCCACTGTTCCAGTTGCCACGATCCGCACGGTACGTACCGCATAGTGGAGAACGGGGTCCAGGCCACGAGCGGCAAGCCGATCAGGGGGTCCGGCTCCTACGGTTCCCTCCCCGACGCGGGGTCCGCCGTGGGTACCTACCGGCTCCTGGCGGGGGTCGGCTACAAACCCAAATCCCTGGCCGGCGGCCCGGCCTTTGCCCACGCAGCGCCTTTTGCGGTGGCGCCCGTCGATTACAACCGGTCCGAAGAATCCAGCGACACCCGCGTTTCCTACGGCAAGGGGACCTCTGCCTGGTGCACCAACTGCCATGCCCTCATGCATTCTGCCCCCGGTTCTTCGCTTCACCCGGCCGACAAGCAGCTCGGCGACGTGGCCCAGACCTACAACGCCTACCGCAAGACGGGCAGTCTGGACGGCACCGTTGCCACGGCCTATCTCTCCCTCGTCCCGTTCGAGCTGGGGGATGTGACCGACCTCACGGCCCTCAAGGAGGCAACCGCCACCACCGCCGGCCCGGCCGCCACGGACAAGGTGTCGTGTCTTTCCTGCCACCGTGCCCATGCCTCCGGCTTCAGCCATATGACGCGGTTCGCCATCGACTCCAACCACATCACCGTGGCCGATGCCTCCGGCAATGCCATCTGGCCCGATCCGGTCATGAACCCCTCCCAGGCCCAGGGCCGGACCGTGGCCGAGACCCGGCAGGCATACTACGGGAGGCATCCGCAGGCGTTCTCCCCCTACCAGCGTGTGCTCTGCAACAAGTGCCACGCCAGGGACTGA